The following are encoded together in the uncultured Methanobrevibacter sp. genome:
- the galU gene encoding UTP--glucose-1-phosphate uridylyltransferase GalU: MKAVIPAAGLGTRLLPATKAQPKEMLPVYYKPTIHYAVEEAVNSGIDDILIITGRNKRSIEDYFDKSYELEYTLQKAGKDRDLKKVRKITDLADICYVRQKNLKGLGDAVSCAERHIGGEPFAVLLGDSITRSKTPLTKQLIDVFNKYEKSAIAIREVSQDRLNRHGIVDGPKISDNVYKINNLVEKPEISKAPSNLAIVGRYVLTPDIFDKISQTESGFNGEIQLTDALSKLDEVYGVKFDGKVFNIETRLEWLKSSIDFAMYDDEFKDDLIDYMKTFI, encoded by the coding sequence ATGAAAGCAGTTATCCCAGCGGCAGGTTTAGGTACAAGATTACTGCCTGCCACCAAAGCACAACCAAAGGAAATGTTGCCGGTTTATTACAAACCCACAATCCATTATGCTGTTGAAGAGGCAGTAAATTCTGGAATTGATGATATTTTAATCATAACTGGTAGAAATAAACGGTCAATTGAAGATTATTTTGACAAATCATACGAACTTGAATATACTCTGCAAAAGGCAGGAAAAGACCGTGACCTTAAAAAGGTTAGAAAAATCACAGATCTGGCAGATATATGTTATGTCAGACAGAAAAACCTTAAAGGTCTGGGTGATGCAGTTTCATGCGCTGAGCGACACATTGGAGGTGAACCGTTCGCAGTTCTTTTGGGAGATTCCATTACACGGTCTAAAACTCCTTTAACAAAACAGCTGATTGATGTTTTCAACAAATACGAAAAATCTGCAATTGCAATCCGAGAAGTTTCACAGGACAGACTAAACAGGCACGGAATTGTGGATGGGCCTAAAATCAGTGATAACGTTTATAAAATTAACAATCTGGTTGAAAAGCCTGAAATCAGCAAAGCTCCGTCAAATCTTGCAATTGTCGGAAGATATGTTCTAACACCAGATATTTTTGATAAGATTTCACAAACTGAATCTGGATTTAATGGTGAAATTCAGCTGACTGATGCTTTATCAAAACTTGATGAAGTTTACGGTGTCAAATTTGACGGTAAAGTCTTCAACATTGAAACCCGTCTTGAATGGCTTAAATCATCAATTGATTTTGCAATGTATGA